From a single Streptomyces misionensis genomic region:
- a CDS encoding class F sortase: MRSTRLPASRARGARRPRGHRARRLGDTAIAAVTVVALAAGVWLLGDTHAPPQPTAAEGRPDPGEERLTAPALPPSPPLRIRIASIRVNAPLMGLALTPSGSLDVPPAQDKNLAGWYEAGTMPGETGTAVVAGHVDNKEGPAVFYDLGALKRDARIEIDRRDGTVAEFTVEAVEVYAASAFPDRKVYGAARRPELRVITCGGGYSKTTGYQGNVVVFAHLTGSR; the protein is encoded by the coding sequence ATGCGCAGCACACGCCTGCCCGCGAGCCGTGCCCGGGGCGCCCGCCGCCCGCGCGGGCACCGGGCGCGCAGGCTCGGGGACACCGCGATAGCCGCGGTCACCGTCGTGGCCCTGGCCGCGGGGGTCTGGCTGCTCGGCGACACGCACGCGCCCCCGCAGCCGACGGCCGCGGAGGGCCGCCCCGACCCCGGAGAGGAACGTCTCACCGCGCCCGCGCTCCCGCCGTCGCCGCCGCTGCGCATCAGGATTGCGTCGATCCGGGTGAACGCGCCCCTGATGGGCCTCGCCCTCACCCCCTCGGGCAGCCTGGACGTGCCGCCCGCCCAGGACAAGAACCTGGCCGGCTGGTACGAGGCCGGCACCATGCCCGGCGAGACCGGCACCGCGGTCGTCGCCGGACACGTGGATAACAAGGAGGGCCCCGCCGTCTTCTACGACCTCGGCGCGCTCAAGCGGGACGCCCGGATCGAGATCGACCGCAGGGACGGCACCGTGGCCGAGTTCACCGTGGAGGCCGTCGAGGTCTACGCCGCCAGCGCCTTCCCCGACCGGAAGGTCTACGGCGCCGCCCGCCGCCCCGAACTGCGCGTGATCACCTGCGGCGGCGGCTACTCGAAGACCACCGGCTACCAGGGCAACGTGGTCGTCTTCGCCCATCTGACCGGCAGCCGCTGA
- a CDS encoding carbohydrate ABC transporter permease, whose protein sequence is MDDALVRAGRALRAVLLVVLALLFLIPFYLLVRNGLSSEQDITSPSWTLFPSEVRWGNVRELFDDPSVPFARSLLNSALIALATTLGTLLLASLAGYGLARIPYRHANKVFYGVLGTLLVPAAVTFVPSFVLVSTLGWISTLRGLIVPTLFSAFACFVFRQYFLGFPRELEDAAQVDGLGYWRTYWLVVVPNARPVFAAVGTIVFLGAWNSFLWPLVIGQDQSAWTVQVALSSFTTAQVVRLHELFIAAAVSILPLLLVFLCFQRWIVAGVERSGID, encoded by the coding sequence ATGGATGACGCCCTGGTACGGGCCGGGCGGGCGCTGCGCGCGGTGCTGCTCGTGGTGCTCGCGCTGCTCTTCCTGATCCCCTTCTACCTGCTGGTCCGCAACGGGCTCTCCAGCGAGCAGGACATCACCTCGCCCTCGTGGACCCTCTTCCCGAGCGAGGTGCGGTGGGGCAACGTACGGGAGCTGTTCGACGACCCGTCCGTGCCGTTCGCCCGCTCGCTGCTCAACTCCGCGCTGATCGCCCTCGCCACCACCCTCGGCACCCTCCTGCTGGCCTCGCTCGCCGGGTACGGCCTCGCCCGCATCCCCTACCGGCACGCGAACAAGGTGTTCTACGGCGTCCTCGGCACCCTGCTGGTCCCGGCCGCCGTCACCTTCGTGCCGAGCTTCGTGCTGGTGTCCACGCTGGGCTGGATCTCCACGCTGCGCGGCCTGATCGTGCCGACCCTGTTCTCGGCGTTCGCCTGCTTCGTCTTCCGGCAGTACTTCCTCGGGTTCCCGAGGGAACTGGAGGACGCGGCACAGGTCGACGGGCTCGGGTACTGGCGGACGTACTGGCTGGTGGTCGTCCCGAACGCGCGACCGGTGTTCGCGGCGGTCGGCACCATCGTCTTCCTCGGCGCCTGGAACTCCTTCCTGTGGCCGCTGGTGATCGGACAGGACCAGAGCGCCTGGACGGTCCAGGTGGCGCTGTCCTCCTTCACCACCGCCCAAGTGGTGCGGCTGCACGAGCTGTTCATCGCGGCGGCGGTGTCGATCCTGCCGCTGCTGCTGGTGTTCCTGTGCTTCCAGCGGTGGATCGTGGCGGGGGTGGAGCGCTCGGGGATCGACTGA
- a CDS encoding carbohydrate ABC transporter permease has product MRRRRALWFWVFVGPFAIGLALFTYVPLLWSVGLSFFDAHNTVTPTHFVGLDNYTAMLRDGAFTGSLGTFLVFTAFIVPVTFALSLSLALMVNRVRRARAFFRSVFFLPAACSYVVAALIWKMSIFNGVRFGLANTLLGWFHTDPVAWLSTTDPPWYWLVIVTVRLWLQAGFYMILFLAGLQRIDPVLYEAAAVDGARPGWTVLRHITLPQLRATSVAVALLLVINAFQAFDEFYNLLSDARGYPPYARPPLVYLYYTALGQGQNLGLGSAGAVILALIIAVVTVGQARWLRLGRTEADG; this is encoded by the coding sequence GTGAGGCGCCGAAGGGCCCTGTGGTTCTGGGTCTTCGTGGGACCGTTCGCGATCGGGCTCGCGCTGTTCACCTACGTTCCGCTGCTGTGGAGCGTCGGCCTGAGCTTCTTCGACGCCCACAACACCGTGACGCCCACGCACTTCGTCGGCCTGGACAACTACACGGCGATGCTGCGGGACGGCGCGTTCACCGGCAGCCTGGGCACGTTCCTCGTCTTCACCGCCTTCATCGTGCCCGTCACCTTCGCCCTCTCCCTCTCCCTCGCCCTGATGGTCAACCGGGTGCGCCGGGCCCGCGCCTTCTTCCGGTCGGTGTTCTTCCTGCCCGCCGCGTGCAGTTACGTCGTGGCCGCCCTGATCTGGAAGATGTCGATCTTCAACGGGGTGCGGTTCGGGCTCGCCAACACCCTGCTCGGCTGGTTCCACACCGACCCCGTGGCCTGGCTGTCGACCACCGATCCGCCCTGGTACTGGCTGGTCATCGTGACCGTACGGCTGTGGCTGCAAGCCGGGTTCTACATGATCCTGTTCCTCGCCGGGCTCCAGCGGATCGACCCGGTGCTCTACGAGGCCGCCGCAGTGGACGGGGCCCGGCCCGGCTGGACCGTGCTGCGGCACATCACGCTGCCCCAGCTGCGGGCCACCTCGGTCGCGGTGGCGCTGCTGCTCGTCATCAACGCCTTCCAGGCGTTCGACGAGTTCTACAACCTGCTGTCCGACGCGCGGGGTTATCCGCCGTACGCCCGCCCGCCGCTCGTCTACCTCTACTACACCGCCCTCGGACAGGGGCAGAACCTGGGACTCGGCAGCGCGGGGGCCGTCATCCTCGCGCTGATCATCGCCGTCGTCACGGTGGGACAGGCGCGCTGGCTGCGACTGGGGAGGACGGAAGCCGATGGATGA
- a CDS encoding ABC transporter substrate-binding protein yields MTISRRTLLGAGAGAGIAVLSACGSNTGRGGGSSGGTTLAQWYHQYGEPGTEQAVERYAAAYKKAHVTVQWRPGDYDRQTAAALLTDSGPDVFEVNGPSLDQIQGRQVEDLTELVAGVEDDFNSAVLAPKTYRGRVYGIPQTIDMQMLYYRKSLLADAGVRPPETLDELVDAARELTSRKVKGLFLGNDGGAGVLGGTPLYAAGLTLVTKDGKAGFDDPAAARTLGKLRRLYAEKSLLLGAPADWSDPSAFLQGLTAMQWSGLWVLPQVQKELGDDFGVLPFPKDGAAGRPSVPVGAYGAAVSARGRHKEAAKEYVKWLWVERTDYQEDFALSYGFHIPARISLAQKAAKLRTGAAADAVRFTTEHGDAQPLLWTPASQVAYQDALSRIIKDGANPESELRSVVRKVSAELDRVTHTS; encoded by the coding sequence ATGACGATCAGCCGTAGGACGCTGCTGGGCGCGGGTGCCGGGGCCGGGATCGCGGTGCTGAGCGCGTGTGGGTCCAACACCGGGCGCGGCGGCGGGAGTTCTGGCGGGACGACGCTCGCGCAGTGGTATCACCAGTACGGGGAGCCCGGGACCGAGCAGGCCGTCGAGCGGTATGCCGCGGCCTACAAGAAGGCGCACGTCACGGTTCAGTGGCGGCCGGGGGACTACGACCGGCAGACCGCCGCCGCGCTGCTCACCGACTCCGGGCCCGATGTCTTCGAGGTCAACGGGCCCTCCCTCGACCAGATCCAGGGCCGGCAGGTGGAGGATCTGACCGAGCTGGTGGCGGGGGTCGAGGACGACTTCAACAGCGCCGTGCTCGCACCCAAGACGTACCGGGGGCGGGTCTACGGGATTCCGCAGACCATCGACATGCAGATGCTCTACTACCGCAAGAGCCTGCTGGCCGACGCCGGGGTGCGGCCGCCCGAGACCCTCGACGAACTGGTCGACGCCGCGCGCGAACTGACGAGCAGGAAGGTGAAGGGGCTGTTCCTCGGCAACGACGGCGGCGCGGGCGTGCTCGGCGGAACCCCCCTGTACGCGGCGGGACTCACGCTGGTCACCAAGGACGGCAAGGCCGGCTTCGACGACCCGGCGGCCGCCCGCACCCTCGGCAAGCTGCGCCGGCTGTACGCCGAGAAGTCCCTGCTGCTCGGCGCTCCCGCCGACTGGTCCGACCCGTCCGCCTTCCTCCAGGGGCTGACCGCGATGCAGTGGTCCGGACTGTGGGTGCTGCCGCAGGTGCAGAAGGAACTGGGCGACGACTTCGGGGTGCTGCCGTTCCCGAAGGACGGCGCCGCCGGCCGGCCCTCCGTGCCCGTCGGGGCGTACGGCGCCGCCGTCAGCGCGCGCGGCAGGCACAAGGAGGCCGCCAAGGAGTACGTGAAGTGGCTGTGGGTCGAACGGACCGACTACCAGGAGGACTTCGCCCTCTCCTACGGGTTCCACATCCCGGCCCGGATCTCCCTCGCCCAGAAGGCCGCCAAACTGAGGACCGGCGCCGCCGCCGACGCCGTACGGTTCACCACCGAGCACGGCGACGCCCAGCCGCTGCTGTGGACCCCCGCGAGCCAGGTCGCCTACCAGGACGCGCTGAGCAGGATCATCAAGGACGGGGCGAACCCGGAGAGCGAACTGCGGAGCGTCGTACGGAAGGTGTCCGCCGAACTCGACCGCGTCACGCACACGTCGTGA
- a CDS encoding MerR family transcriptional regulator, protein MRIGELSARTGASRRSLRYYEEQGLLASSRSPSGQRHYEDEHVQRVRLIQAFLAAGLPSGTIAEMTPCMSEPTEDRARRALEIMGRERTRLSEAIDGLAAARDALDHLIEENQAYLSRSADDGP, encoded by the coding sequence ATGCGGATCGGTGAACTGTCCGCCCGGACCGGAGCCAGCCGCCGGTCGCTGCGCTACTACGAGGAACAGGGTCTGCTCGCCAGCTCCCGCTCGCCCAGCGGACAGCGCCATTACGAGGACGAGCACGTCCAGCGGGTGCGTCTCATCCAGGCGTTCCTGGCAGCCGGCTTGCCCAGCGGCACCATCGCCGAGATGACGCCCTGCATGTCCGAGCCGACCGAGGACAGGGCGCGGCGGGCACTGGAGATCATGGGCCGCGAGCGGACCCGGCTGTCCGAGGCCATCGACGGCCTCGCCGCCGCCAGGGACGCGCTGGACCACCTCATCGAGGAGAACCAGGCGTACCTGTCACGATCGGCGGACGACGGTCCGTGA
- a CDS encoding EthD domain-containing protein: MLKLIFMINRVEGMSYERFVEHHRNRHAPLFTSIPEAERYVRKYTVSHPVPAEKYPPRAYDGLTEIWFENWEDHDAFFASENYRTLVNPDEARFIDMDSVAVMVTEEKQVI, from the coding sequence ATGCTGAAGCTCATTTTCATGATCAACCGCGTCGAGGGCATGTCGTACGAGCGTTTCGTCGAGCACCACCGGAACCGGCACGCGCCGCTGTTCACCTCCATCCCGGAGGCGGAGCGCTACGTGCGCAAGTACACCGTGTCCCACCCGGTCCCCGCCGAGAAGTACCCGCCCCGGGCCTACGACGGCCTGACGGAGATCTGGTTCGAGAACTGGGAGGACCACGACGCCTTCTTCGCCTCCGAGAACTACCGGACGCTGGTCAACCCCGACGAAGCACGCTTCATCGACATGGATTCGGTGGCCGTGATGGTCACCGAGGAGAAGCAGGTCATCTGA
- the ppdK gene encoding pyruvate, phosphate dikinase, translating to MSENKAPQVAKFVYDFTEGNKDLKDLLGGKGANLAEMTNLGLPVPPGFTITTEACKVYLESGEEPTALRDEVSAHLDALEARMGKKLGQADDPLLVSVRSGAKFSMPGMMDTVLNIGLSDKSVQGLAKQAGDERFAWDSYRRLIQMFGKTVLGVEGDLFEEALEAAKAAKKVTVDTDLEAADLKKLVTTFKKIVKKEAGRDFPQDPREQMDLAIKAVFESWNGDRAKLYRRQERIPHDLGTAVNVCSMVFGNLGPDSGTGVAFTRDPASGHQGVYGDYLQNAQGEDVVAGIRNTVALAELEQIDKKSYDQLMQIMETLENHYKDLCDIEFTIERGRLWMLQTRVGKRTAGAAFRIATQLVDQGLIDETEALQRVTGAQLAQLMFPRFDEKAKVEQVGRGIAASPGAAVGKAVFDSYTAVKWSRSGEKVILVRRETNPDDLDGMIAAEGILTSRGGKTSHAAVVARGMGKTCVCGAEDLEVDTKRRRMTVPGGHVVEEGDVISIDGSTGKVYLGEVPVVPSPVVEYFEGRMHPGADDADELVEAVHRMMAFADRKRRLRVRANADNAEDALRARRFGAQGIGLCRTEHMFLGERREMVEKLILADTAAERESALSELLPLQKKDFVELFEAMDGLPVTIRLLDPPLHEFLPDITELSVRVALAESRQEPHENDLRLLQAVHRLHEQNPMLGLRGVRLGLVIPGLFAMQVRAIAEAAAERKAAKGDPRAEIMIPLVGTVQELEIVREEADKVIAEVQAATGTELKLAIGTMIELPRAALTAGQIAEAAEFFSFGTNDLTQTVWGFSRDDVEASFFTAYLEKGIFGVSPFETIDKDGVGSLVKAAAEAGRRTRPDLKLGVCGEHGGDPESVHFFHEAGLDYVSCSPFRIPVARLEAGRAATQSTGSDHR from the coding sequence GTGTCGGAAAACAAAGCACCCCAGGTAGCGAAGTTCGTTTACGACTTCACCGAGGGAAACAAGGACCTCAAAGACCTCCTCGGTGGCAAGGGCGCCAACCTCGCCGAGATGACCAACCTCGGCCTTCCGGTTCCTCCCGGTTTCACCATCACCACGGAGGCCTGCAAGGTCTACCTGGAGAGCGGCGAGGAGCCGACGGCACTGCGTGACGAGGTGAGTGCGCACCTCGACGCCCTCGAGGCCCGCATGGGCAAGAAGCTCGGCCAGGCGGACGACCCGCTGCTGGTGTCGGTCCGTTCGGGCGCCAAGTTCTCCATGCCCGGCATGATGGACACGGTCCTCAACATCGGTCTGTCGGACAAGTCGGTGCAGGGCCTGGCCAAGCAGGCCGGCGACGAGCGTTTCGCCTGGGACTCCTACCGCCGCCTCATCCAGATGTTCGGCAAGACCGTCCTCGGCGTCGAGGGCGACCTCTTCGAGGAGGCGCTCGAGGCGGCCAAGGCCGCCAAGAAGGTCACGGTCGACACCGACCTGGAGGCCGCGGACCTGAAGAAGCTGGTCACCACCTTCAAGAAGATCGTCAAGAAGGAGGCCGGCCGGGACTTCCCGCAGGACCCGCGGGAGCAGATGGACCTCGCCATCAAGGCCGTCTTCGAGTCCTGGAACGGCGACCGCGCCAAGCTCTACCGCCGCCAGGAGCGCATCCCGCACGACCTCGGCACCGCCGTCAACGTCTGCTCGATGGTCTTCGGCAACCTCGGCCCCGACTCCGGCACCGGCGTCGCCTTCACCCGCGACCCCGCCTCCGGCCACCAGGGCGTCTACGGCGACTACCTGCAGAACGCCCAGGGCGAGGACGTGGTGGCGGGCATCCGTAACACCGTCGCGCTGGCGGAGCTGGAGCAGATCGACAAGAAGTCGTACGACCAGCTGATGCAGATCATGGAGACGCTGGAGAACCACTACAAGGACCTGTGCGACATCGAGTTCACGATCGAGCGCGGCCGGCTGTGGATGCTCCAGACCCGGGTCGGCAAGCGCACCGCGGGCGCCGCCTTCCGCATCGCCACCCAGCTGGTCGACCAGGGCCTGATCGACGAGACCGAGGCGCTCCAGCGCGTCACCGGCGCCCAGCTGGCCCAGCTGATGTTCCCGCGCTTCGACGAGAAGGCGAAGGTCGAGCAGGTCGGCCGGGGCATCGCCGCGTCGCCGGGCGCGGCCGTCGGCAAGGCGGTCTTCGACTCGTACACCGCCGTCAAGTGGTCCCGCTCGGGTGAGAAGGTCATCCTGGTGCGCCGGGAGACCAACCCCGACGACCTGGACGGCATGATCGCGGCCGAGGGCATCCTCACCTCGCGCGGCGGCAAGACCTCCCACGCGGCCGTCGTCGCCCGCGGCATGGGCAAGACCTGTGTCTGCGGCGCGGAGGACCTGGAGGTCGACACCAAGCGGCGCCGGATGACGGTCCCCGGCGGCCATGTGGTCGAGGAGGGCGACGTCATCTCCATCGACGGCTCCACGGGCAAGGTCTACCTGGGCGAGGTCCCGGTGGTCCCGTCGCCGGTCGTGGAGTACTTCGAGGGCCGGATGCACCCGGGCGCGGACGACGCCGACGAGCTGGTCGAGGCCGTGCACCGGATGATGGCCTTCGCCGACCGCAAGCGCCGGCTGCGGGTGCGGGCCAACGCGGACAACGCCGAGGACGCGCTGCGCGCCCGCCGTTTCGGCGCCCAGGGCATCGGCCTGTGCCGCACCGAGCACATGTTCCTCGGCGAGCGGCGCGAGATGGTCGAGAAGCTGATCCTCGCGGACACCGCGGCGGAGCGCGAGTCGGCCCTGTCCGAGCTGCTGCCCCTGCAGAAGAAGGACTTCGTCGAGCTGTTCGAGGCGATGGACGGGCTGCCCGTCACCATCCGCCTCCTCGACCCGCCGCTGCACGAGTTCCTGCCCGACATCACCGAACTGTCGGTGCGGGTGGCGCTGGCCGAGTCCCGCCAGGAGCCGCACGAGAACGACCTGCGCCTGCTCCAGGCCGTGCACCGGCTGCACGAGCAGAACCCGATGCTGGGCCTGCGCGGCGTCCGCCTCGGCCTGGTCATCCCCGGTCTGTTCGCCATGCAGGTCCGCGCGATCGCCGAGGCGGCCGCGGAGCGCAAGGCGGCCAAGGGCGACCCGCGCGCGGAGATCATGATCCCGCTGGTGGGCACGGTCCAGGAGCTGGAGATCGTCCGCGAGGAGGCCGACAAGGTCATCGCGGAGGTGCAGGCGGCCACGGGCACGGAGCTGAAGCTGGCGATCGGCACCATGATCGAGCTGCCGCGCGCCGCGCTGACCGCCGGGCAGATCGCGGAGGCGGCGGAGTTCTTCTCCTTCGGCACCAACGACCTCACGCAGACCGTCTGGGGCTTCAGCCGCGACGACGTCGAGGCCTCCTTCTTCACGGCCTACCTGGAGAAGGGCATCTTCGGCGTCTCCCCCTTCGAGACCATCGACAAGGACGGCGTGGGCTCCCTGGTGAAGGCCGCCGCGGAGGCCGGCCGGCGCACCCGGCCCGACCTCAAGCTCGGCGTCTGCGGCGAGCACGGCGGCGACCCGGAGTCGGTCCACTTCTTCCACGAGGCCGGCCTCGACTACGTCTCCTGCTCCCCCTTCCGCATCCCGGTCGCCCGCCTCGAAGCGGGCCGCGCGGCGACGCAGTCCACGGGCAGCGACCACCGCTGA